The following are encoded in a window of Stigmatella erecta genomic DNA:
- a CDS encoding pilus assembly protein PilP: MKTLKFKMTTAALALTVVACGGDSAPARAAKPTASKAAAPAAAAETPKETVIESSVTYTYNPVGKRDPFRSPLEELGPSQQNVQVSACSEPLCAFDLDQLKLVAVVTGDANPIAMVEDPVGRGHIVRRNARMGRQGGRVTQILRDSVTVTEYIPTEGKVIPNPVSLQLKQDNKRDPAYDLMQGRNWGE; this comes from the coding sequence ATGAAGACGCTCAAGTTCAAGATGACCACGGCTGCGCTGGCGCTCACGGTGGTGGCATGTGGCGGGGACAGTGCCCCGGCCCGGGCCGCCAAGCCCACCGCGTCCAAGGCGGCGGCTCCTGCCGCGGCGGCGGAGACGCCGAAGGAGACGGTCATCGAGTCCTCCGTGACTTATACGTACAACCCCGTCGGCAAGCGGGATCCGTTCCGCAGCCCCCTCGAGGAGCTGGGGCCGTCGCAGCAGAACGTGCAGGTCTCGGCCTGCAGCGAGCCGCTGTGCGCGTTTGATCTCGACCAGCTCAAGCTGGTGGCGGTCGTCACCGGGGATGCCAATCCGATTGCCATGGTGGAGGACCCCGTGGGCCGGGGCCACATCGTCCGGCGCAACGCGCGCATGGGCCGCCAGGGCGGCCGGGTGACGCAGATCCTCCGGGACTCGGTGACGGTGACCGAGTACATCCCGACGGAGGGGAAAGTCATCCCCAACCCGGTGAGCCTCCAGCTCAAGCAGGACAATAAGCGGGACCCAGCGTATGACCTGATGCAGGGCAGAAACTGGGGCGAGTAG
- the pilQ gene encoding type IV pilus secretin PilQ, with the protein MLGKSDVTRGKWVIAAVLSAAIAGANAEGAELNTLRDLKVVQTGSGAQVVVAGTRPPTFTVFRLSGPERLVVDLSSADATGIKGHHNGTGPVTGIVASQFSDERASVGRVLVALDKASQYDVRADGNRVVISVDGASEPKATAEVAPAPSAPQAAPAVAQAPAPTPAVEPAPAAEPVKPQAPALAENVVAAEADEREVAHPARAITGITFARDTLAIRTDGEISRYEVLELADPPRLAVDVYGVGLEARAPRVRVGALKAVRVGAHAEKVRLVMDVRQGMPAYRVDRAARGLEVVLGAAVARKPAPAAQPEPQERLAESAPLLPAPAAPGAAQAAVADVKELTFDESDAGGRVQLKLSSAVTWKVDRPDPRSAVLTLENAKLPRRLERSLDTSALETPVKMISAFSVPGEGHRVRVVVAADGAIDESVTQGSGTLSWNLSVQGVKTEQVAVSQRTAGFSAEAPSYAAEGAPQQARYRGKRVSFEFKDIEIQNLLRVIAEISKKNIVVADDVSGKVTIRLRNVPWDQALDLILRTKSLGKEEVGNIVRIAPLKTLEEEARLLQERRKSMQQQEDLLVNLIPVNYAVANDMQARVKDILSDRGSVTVDARTNVLIVKDVRANIEKARALVRNLDTQTPQVLIESRIVEATTSFSRSIGVQWGGRGQASAATGNATGLIFPNSFGVFGSAGGAAPGNFSGDPGFAVNLPAATGLGGGGAIGFTFGSAGGALGLNLRLSAAETEGYVKTISAPKVTTLDNNTARISQGVSIPFSQTSANGANTTFVEARLSLEVTPHITQDGSVLMSIVAQNNQPDQANSGANGQPAIQRKEANTQVLVKDGDTTVIGGIYVRRGGTNTSAIPFFSKIPVLGFFFRQNLERDDRQELLIFITPRILNRQTIAQSL; encoded by the coding sequence ATGCTCGGAAAGAGCGATGTGACGAGGGGCAAGTGGGTGATAGCGGCTGTGCTGTCGGCCGCCATCGCGGGTGCCAACGCCGAAGGCGCTGAACTCAACACGCTGCGGGACCTGAAGGTCGTTCAAACAGGGTCCGGAGCACAGGTGGTCGTTGCTGGGACACGTCCCCCTACCTTCACGGTCTTCCGGCTCAGTGGGCCGGAGCGGCTGGTGGTGGACCTCTCCTCGGCGGACGCCACAGGCATCAAGGGCCATCACAATGGCACGGGGCCCGTGACGGGCATCGTCGCCTCGCAGTTCTCCGACGAGCGCGCCAGCGTGGGCCGCGTCCTGGTCGCCCTGGACAAGGCCTCTCAGTACGACGTACGCGCCGACGGCAACCGCGTCGTCATCTCGGTGGACGGGGCCTCGGAGCCGAAGGCCACCGCCGAGGTGGCCCCGGCGCCGTCCGCCCCGCAGGCCGCCCCGGCCGTGGCGCAAGCCCCCGCGCCCACGCCCGCCGTGGAGCCCGCGCCCGCCGCGGAGCCGGTCAAGCCCCAGGCCCCGGCGCTGGCCGAGAACGTGGTGGCCGCCGAGGCGGATGAGCGCGAGGTCGCCCATCCGGCCCGCGCCATCACCGGCATCACCTTCGCCCGGGACACCCTGGCCATCCGCACCGACGGGGAGATCTCCCGCTACGAGGTGCTGGAGCTGGCGGATCCGCCGCGGCTGGCGGTGGATGTGTACGGGGTGGGCCTGGAGGCCCGCGCCCCGCGCGTGCGCGTCGGAGCCCTGAAGGCCGTGCGCGTGGGCGCGCACGCCGAGAAGGTCCGCCTGGTGATGGATGTGCGCCAGGGCATGCCGGCCTACCGGGTGGACCGGGCCGCGCGCGGCCTGGAGGTGGTGCTGGGCGCGGCGGTCGCGCGCAAGCCGGCCCCCGCGGCGCAGCCGGAGCCCCAGGAGCGGCTGGCCGAGAGCGCGCCCCTGCTGCCTGCCCCCGCGGCGCCGGGCGCCGCCCAGGCCGCCGTGGCCGACGTCAAGGAGCTCACCTTCGACGAGAGCGACGCCGGTGGCCGCGTGCAGCTCAAGCTGTCCAGCGCCGTGACGTGGAAGGTGGACCGTCCGGATCCGCGCAGCGCGGTGCTGACGCTGGAGAACGCGAAGCTTCCGCGCCGGCTCGAGCGCAGCCTGGACACCAGCGCGCTGGAGACGCCGGTGAAGATGATCAGCGCCTTCTCGGTCCCCGGCGAGGGGCACCGCGTGCGCGTGGTGGTGGCCGCGGATGGGGCCATCGACGAGTCGGTGACCCAGGGCTCGGGGACGCTGAGCTGGAACCTGTCGGTGCAGGGGGTGAAGACGGAGCAGGTGGCCGTGTCCCAGCGCACCGCAGGCTTCTCCGCCGAGGCCCCGTCCTACGCCGCCGAGGGCGCGCCCCAGCAGGCCCGCTACCGCGGCAAGCGGGTCTCCTTCGAGTTCAAGGACATCGAGATCCAGAACCTGCTGCGCGTCATCGCGGAGATCTCCAAGAAGAACATCGTGGTCGCTGACGACGTGAGCGGCAAGGTGACGATCCGCCTGCGCAACGTGCCCTGGGATCAGGCGCTGGACCTCATCCTGCGCACCAAGAGCCTGGGCAAGGAGGAGGTCGGCAACATCGTCCGCATCGCCCCCCTGAAGACGCTGGAAGAGGAGGCGCGGCTGCTGCAGGAGCGCCGCAAGTCGATGCAGCAGCAGGAGGACCTGCTCGTCAACCTCATCCCGGTGAACTACGCCGTGGCCAATGACATGCAGGCGCGGGTGAAGGACATCCTGTCGGACCGGGGTTCGGTGACGGTGGATGCCCGCACCAACGTCCTCATCGTGAAGGATGTGCGCGCCAACATCGAGAAGGCCCGGGCGCTCGTGCGCAACCTGGACACGCAGACCCCGCAGGTGCTGATCGAGAGCCGCATCGTGGAGGCGACGACCTCGTTCTCCCGGTCCATCGGTGTGCAGTGGGGTGGCCGGGGCCAGGCGAGCGCGGCCACGGGCAACGCCACGGGGCTCATCTTCCCCAACTCGTTCGGCGTCTTCGGCTCCGCGGGCGGCGCGGCCCCCGGTAACTTCTCGGGAGACCCGGGCTTCGCCGTCAACCTGCCGGCGGCGACGGGTCTGGGCGGCGGTGGCGCCATCGGCTTCACCTTTGGCTCGGCCGGCGGGGCGCTGGGACTCAACCTGCGCCTCTCCGCCGCGGAGACCGAGGGTTATGTGAAGACCATCTCCGCGCCCAAGGTGACGACGCTCGACAACAACACCGCGCGCATCAGCCAGGGTGTGTCCATTCCCTTCAGCCAGACCTCCGCCAACGGCGCGAACACCACCTTCGTGGAGGCGCGGCTGTCGCTGGAAGTCACCCCGCACATCACCCAGGATGGCAGCGTCCTGATGAGCATCGTGGCCCAGAACAACCAGCCGGACCAGGCGAACTCGGGTGCCAACGGCCAGCCCGCCATTCAGCGCAAGGAGGCGAACACGCAGGTGCTCGTCAAGGATGGCGACACCACGGTCATCGGCGGTATCTATGTGCGCCGGGGCGGTACGAACACCTCCGCGATTCCGTTCTTCTCGAAGATCCCGGTGTTGGGTTTCTTCTTCCGCCAGAACCTGGAGCGTGACGACCGGCAGGAGCTGCTGATCTTCATCACGCCCCGGATCCTCAACCGGCAGACCATTGCTCAGTCGCTGTAA